A genomic stretch from Anaerolinea thermophila UNI-1 includes:
- the hoxU gene encoding bidirectional hydrogenase complex protein HoxU produces the protein MMTPGTAVKTFTMDGKPFSATEEETILDVARENGIDIPTLCHLEGILPTGQCRLCMVEIQGSGRLVPACATKPEEGMDIITDNPRLRNYRKMIVELLFSERNHICAVCVSNGHCELQSVAQRLGVNHVRFAYLHPRFMLDGSHPKYEVDHNRCILCGRCVRVCEEIEGAHTRDLRNRGIRTMVITDFDTPWGESPTCTGCGKCVHVCPTGALAEKGKSVAEMAKRRHFLPYLAMRRRGGK, from the coding sequence ATGATGACCCCTGGGACTGCTGTTAAGACATTTACGATGGATGGAAAACCCTTTAGCGCGACTGAAGAAGAGACCATTCTGGATGTGGCACGCGAGAATGGCATTGACATTCCTACATTATGCCATTTAGAGGGCATTCTTCCAACCGGACAGTGCCGTTTATGCATGGTGGAGATTCAAGGGAGCGGACGTTTGGTGCCGGCTTGTGCTACCAAGCCGGAAGAAGGCATGGACATCATTACCGATAACCCGCGCTTGCGCAATTACCGAAAGATGATCGTTGAGTTGCTCTTTTCCGAGCGCAATCACATCTGCGCGGTATGTGTGTCCAATGGACATTGTGAACTGCAAAGTGTGGCGCAGAGACTGGGTGTAAATCATGTGCGCTTTGCCTATCTGCATCCGCGCTTTATGCTGGATGGCTCTCATCCCAAATACGAAGTGGATCACAATCGTTGTATCCTTTGCGGGCGTTGTGTGCGCGTTTGCGAGGAAATTGAAGGCGCTCATACCCGCGACTTGCGCAATCGCGGCATTCGCACCATGGTCATCACCGATTTTGATACCCCTTGGGGTGAATCTCCCACCTGCACGGGATGCGGAAAGTGCGTGCATGTATGTCCAACCGGCGCGCTGGCAGAGAAAGGGAAATCGGTGGCAGAAATGGCGAAGCGCCGTCACTTCCTTCCGTATCTGGCAATGCGGCGTCGTGGAGGTAAGTAA
- a CDS encoding hydrogenase translates to MEKLKLATIWLDGCSGCHMSFLDIDERLLALSDRVELVFSPLVDTKDFPEDVDITLVEGALGTEEDLQKIRKIRERTKLLVAFGDCAVTANIPSMRNPFGREEVLKSLYVESDALNPQIPVQSLPELLPHALPLHHYVHVDVFLPGCPPAADTIYQVLSELIEGRIPDVNPLTRFGA, encoded by the coding sequence ATGGAAAAACTTAAACTGGCAACGATCTGGCTGGACGGTTGTTCCGGATGCCACATGTCTTTTCTGGATATTGACGAGCGGTTACTGGCATTAAGCGACCGTGTGGAACTGGTGTTTAGCCCTCTGGTGGATACCAAGGACTTCCCCGAGGATGTGGATATTACCCTGGTAGAAGGCGCATTGGGAACGGAAGAGGACTTGCAAAAGATTCGCAAGATTCGAGAGCGTACCAAATTGCTGGTGGCTTTTGGGGATTGTGCTGTTACGGCAAATATTCCCTCGATGCGTAATCCCTTTGGACGCGAGGAAGTGCTCAAGTCCCTATATGTGGAAAGCGATGCTTTGAATCCCCAAATTCCGGTACAATCACTCCCTGAACTGCTTCCGCACGCTTTGCCGCTCCATCACTATGTGCATGTGGATGTCTTTTTGCCCGGATGTCCCCCGGCGGCGGACACGATTTACCAGGTGTTGAGCGAGTTGATTGAAGGGCGTATCCCGGATGTCAACCCACTGACCCGCTTTGGAGCATAG
- a CDS encoding Ni/Fe hydrogenase subunit alpha → MSERIVIEQVTRIEGHARVSIFLNDDGSVKDAQVHVTQVRGFEKFVQGRPFYEMPSLTARTCGICPVSHLIASAKACDQILSVRIPPTAISLRRILNLGQIIQSHALNFFYLSSPDLLLGMDADPAKRNILGVAQEHPQFARDGIRLRQFGQQVIERLAGKRIHPAWVIPGGVATPLDPSAREQILKEIPEAKSIIQRTLDWYKKNLNAYQEYIRTFANFPSLFLGLVSKEGRLEHYHGYLRVVTARGSILADQLSVENYADYIGESVEPWSYLKSPYYKPLGYPGGMYRVGPLARLNIANECGTPLADQELAEFHCLDKGAVLSSFHYHYARLIEILYAIERIEQLLDDPDILSTNVRAHAEVNNLEGIGVSEAPRGTLIHHYKVDEHGLIQWANLIIASGHNNLAMNRGVLQAARYYVKSSQLTEGMLNRVEAVIRAFDPCLACSTHAVGQMPLAIELVSPDGKVVDTLVRGE, encoded by the coding sequence ATGAGCGAGCGTATTGTAATTGAACAGGTTACCCGAATTGAGGGGCATGCCCGGGTTTCCATTTTTCTGAACGATGATGGTTCGGTGAAAGATGCTCAGGTGCATGTGACTCAGGTGCGCGGCTTTGAAAAATTTGTACAGGGACGTCCGTTCTATGAGATGCCCTCTCTGACGGCGCGCACCTGCGGAATTTGCCCGGTCAGCCATTTGATTGCCTCGGCAAAAGCCTGCGATCAAATTCTCTCGGTGCGTATTCCCCCTACAGCAATCAGTCTGAGACGGATTCTCAACTTGGGGCAGATTATCCAGTCTCATGCCTTGAATTTCTTTTATCTTTCTTCACCCGACTTGTTGTTGGGCATGGATGCCGACCCGGCAAAACGCAATATCCTGGGCGTAGCGCAGGAACATCCTCAATTTGCCCGTGATGGTATTCGTTTGCGGCAGTTTGGCCAGCAGGTGATTGAACGGCTGGCGGGCAAACGCATCCATCCTGCCTGGGTCATTCCAGGGGGAGTAGCCACTCCGCTGGATCCATCGGCAAGAGAGCAAATTCTTAAGGAGATTCCTGAGGCAAAGAGCATCATTCAGCGCACGCTGGATTGGTACAAGAAAAATCTGAATGCCTATCAGGAATACATCCGCACATTTGCCAATTTTCCCAGCCTTTTCCTGGGGTTGGTGAGCAAAGAAGGACGCCTGGAACACTATCATGGTTATTTGCGTGTAGTCACTGCCAGAGGAAGCATCCTTGCCGATCAACTTTCTGTAGAAAACTACGCGGATTACATTGGTGAATCTGTTGAGCCATGGAGTTACCTGAAGTCACCGTACTACAAACCCCTGGGCTATCCCGGCGGGATGTATCGGGTAGGTCCGCTGGCGCGGTTGAATATTGCAAATGAATGTGGTACACCTCTGGCAGATCAGGAACTGGCAGAATTTCACTGCCTGGATAAGGGCGCGGTGTTAAGTTCCTTCCATTACCACTATGCCCGCCTGATTGAGATTCTGTATGCTATTGAGCGCATTGAGCAATTACTGGATGACCCGGACATTCTCTCAACCAATGTGCGCGCTCATGCGGAGGTCAATAATCTGGAAGGAATTGGCGTGAGTGAAGCACCTCGCGGCACGTTGATTCACCACTACAAAGTGGATGAGCATGGGTTGATTCAATGGGCAAATCTGATTATTGCCTCCGGGCACAACAACCTGGCGATGAATCGCGGAGTGTTGCAGGCGGCGCGCTACTACGTAAAATCATCCCAGTTGACCGAGGGAATGCTCAATCGCGTGGAAGCCGTCATTCGCGCCTTTGATCCCTGTCTGGCGTGTTCTACACATGCCGTTGGTCAAATGCCCCTGGCGATTGAACTGGTATCCCCCGATGGCAAAGTGGTAGATACGCTGGTGCGTGGAGAATAA
- a CDS encoding universal stress protein, with the protein MFKQILLAYDGSEYSRRAAELAGKLAREQKDCVVRIVCAVGDVPWGSSDPMAERWIAEQTLEGNRLIDEASALVGNGVEIRRELVFQSPAEGILNVAETHQCDLIVIGTKGKGGFAGLFMGSQTQKVISMANCPVLVVK; encoded by the coding sequence ATGTTCAAACAAATTCTCCTTGCTTACGATGGTTCAGAATACTCCCGCCGCGCTGCTGAGTTAGCAGGTAAACTGGCACGAGAGCAAAAAGATTGTGTGGTGCGAATCGTCTGTGCAGTAGGGGATGTTCCATGGGGCTCCAGCGATCCGATGGCAGAGCGATGGATTGCCGAACAAACCCTGGAAGGCAACCGTTTAATTGACGAAGCCAGCGCTCTGGTAGGGAATGGTGTAGAAATCCGCAGGGAACTGGTCTTCCAATCCCCGGCAGAGGGGATATTGAACGTAGCAGAAACCCACCAGTGCGACTTAATCGTCATCGGGACAAAAGGGAAGGGTGGTTTTGCCGGGCTGTTCATGGGCAGTCAAACCCAAAAAGTCATCAGCATGGCAAATTGCCCGGTGCTGGTGGTAAAGTGA
- a CDS encoding DUF7482 domain-containing protein — MNKRFLVSITLLFILSLVLSACNAQPATGIDYAQIPAGKAYADGKEIYFVHTETSDPQIAEKLTNMMKSPVLTVPSLANVPQEALAQVYVFENGIAGKGPLGFQADVFNHPPSSEGYTPLRQIVLVKWAENAKARELKSEEDIKQAEANGELTLSPTNVVVNMPFVVWGGGKR; from the coding sequence ATGAATAAACGATTTCTTGTCTCGATTACACTTTTATTTATTCTGAGTTTGGTTCTTTCAGCATGCAATGCCCAGCCAGCCACGGGAATAGATTACGCTCAAATTCCCGCAGGGAAAGCCTATGCAGATGGGAAAGAGATTTACTTTGTGCATACGGAAACATCCGACCCGCAAATTGCTGAAAAGTTAACCAATATGATGAAGTCACCGGTGCTCACGGTTCCTTCTCTGGCAAATGTTCCACAGGAAGCGCTGGCTCAGGTATATGTATTTGAGAATGGAATTGCGGGGAAGGGACCTCTCGGATTCCAGGCAGATGTTTTCAATCATCCGCCATCCAGTGAGGGCTACACCCCGCTCCGTCAAATTGTTCTGGTCAAATGGGCAGAGAATGCCAAAGCAAGAGAACTGAAATCTGAAGAAGACATTAAGCAGGCAGAAGCCAACGGTGAATTAACCCTTTCTCCGACGAACGTTGTGGTGAATATGCCCTTCGTAGTGTGGGGTGGTGGAAAACGATAG